TCACCGTGCGTAACACGTCGTCGGCCGATAACGCTTCGAGCGTATCAAAAAAGCGTTGCCACCCGGATTCCCAGTACGCCAGCAGTTCCGCGCGATCGGTAAACGTGTCGACGAACTCATCATCCCGATTGCGCCACGGCTTCTCGCCGTCGGTCGTAAGGAAATCAGTCCAGCGCGAAAGCAAATTCCCCGCCAAGTGCTTCATGATCACGGCGATGGAGTTGGTGTTGGTGTTGGCATCGAGCGCAATATGGAGTTTATCATCAGGCAATTGCGCGATCGCTTTGTCCGCGTAGCC
This genomic interval from Planctomycetia bacterium contains the following:
- a CDS encoding DUF1572 family protein, whose amino-acid sequence is MSNSSDLPTIFLEAALTALRSNKGYADKAIAQLPDDKLHIALDANTNTNSIAVIMKHLAGNLLSRWTDFLTTDGEKPWRNRDDEFVDTFTDRAELLAYWESGWQRFFDTLEALSADDVLRTVTVRGEPHSVPLAIERSLAHCSYHVGQIMLIARIHAGENWATITIPRGQSAQFNERTWGGGYRQ